In Musa acuminata AAA Group cultivar baxijiao chromosome BXJ2-8, Cavendish_Baxijiao_AAA, whole genome shotgun sequence, one genomic interval encodes:
- the LOC103996238 gene encoding DNA replication licensing factor MCM3: MDVNEEAMAAHRRAFLDFFDQDVGKGFYMKSIRDMIQSKRRRLIVGVDDIRNYSLDLARRLILSPAEYILPISDALTEVTRNVDPKYLKEGERVLVGFSGQFGSRKVTPRDLMSSFIGSMVCVEGIVTKCSLVRPKVVRSVHYCPTTEQFTTREYRDITSMVGLPTGSVYPTRDENGNLLVTEYGLCEYKDHQTLSMQEMPENSAPGQLPRTVDVIIEDDLVDCCKPGDRVAIVGIYKALPGKSKGSLNGVFRTVLIANNVSLLNKEANAPIYSLEDLKRMKEIAKRNDTFDLLGNSLAPSIYGHLWIKKAVILLMLGGVEKNLENGTHLRGDINMMMVGDPSVAKSQLLRAIMNIAPLAISTTGRGSSGVGLTAAVTSDQETGERRLEAGAMVLADRGVVCIDEFDKMNDQDRVSIHEVMEQQTVTIAKAGIHASLNARCSVVAAANPIYGTYDRSLTPTKNIGLPDSLLSRFDLLFIVLDQMDPEIDRLISEHVSRMHRYCADGRGVGSLDKSSRYTEEDDGDANASAFVKYDRVLHGQEKRRGKRQKHERLTIKFLKKFIHYAKNRIQPKLTDEASDHIATSYAELRDASSNAKSGGGTLPITARTLETMIRLSTAHAKLKLRNEVLKTDVEAALQVLNFAIYHKELTDMEEREQRELEMKQKADHDAGQNIGDLGGRSTTMDEMDVDIHHAADQDNLPTDRIEAFESILGQHVLANHLDQISISEIEQIVNREAVRPYTRHQISLILERMQDSNRIMIRDGIVRII, translated from the exons ATGGACGTGAACGAGGAGGCGATGGCTGCTCACAGGCGCGCATTCCTGGACTTCTTCGATCAAGAT GTGGGCAAGGGTTTCTACATGAAATCCATAAGGGACATGATCCAGAGTAAGCGCCGCCGCCTCATCGTCGGTGTTGATGACATCCGCAATTACAGTCTTGATCTTGCCCGGAG GTTGATTCTTAGCCCAGCGGAGTATATCCTGCCGATCTCGGACGCTCTGACGGAGGTCACGCGCAACGTGGACCCAAAGTATTTGAAGGAAGGGGAGCGCGTGCTCGTGGGTTTCAGCGGGCAGTTTGGTTCCCGTAAGGTCACGCCTAGGGATCTCATGTCCTCCTTCATCGGCTCCATGGTTTGCGTGGAAGGCATCGTCACGAAAT GCTCCCTCGTAAGGCCAAAAGTTGTTAGAAGTGTTCACTATTGTCCTACAACAGAACAATTTACAACTCGTGAATACAGGGACATTACATCGATGGTGGGCTTGCCCACAGGTTCTGTTTATCCAACCAGG GATGAAAATGGTAACCTATTGGTTACTGAATATGGTCTTTGTGAATACAAGGATCATCAAACTCTATCCATGCAAGAAATGCCTGAAAATTCTGCTCCTGGTCAGCTTCCCAGGACTGTAGATGTCATTATCGAAGACGATCTAGTTGATTGTTGCAAACCTGGTGACCGTGTAGCAATTGTGGGGATATATAAAGCACTTCCTGGGAAAAGCAAAGGCAGCTTGAATGGAGTCTTCAG GACTGTTCTCATAGCCAACAATGTTTCTCTTTTGAACAAAGAAGCAAATGCACCAATATATTCTCTTGAAGATCTGAAAAGAATGAAAGAGATAGCAAAGAGAAATGATACATTTGATTTGCTTGGAAACTCGCTGGCACCATCAATATATGGTCATTTGTGGATTAAAAAGGCAGTCATCTTGCTGATGCTTGGTGGAGTTGAAAAGAATTTGGAAAATGGAACCCATTTAAGAGG AGATATAAACATGATGATGGTTGGTGATCCTTCAGTTGCCAAATCCCAACTGTTAAGAGCTATCATGAACATTGCACCACTAGCTATCTCAACAACTGGTCGAGGTTCATCTGGTGTTGGTTTGACAGCTGCTGTCACTTCTGACCAGGAAACTG GTGAGAGAAGGCTTGAAGCTGGTGCAATGGTTCTCGCTGATCGTGGTGTTGTGTGCATTGATGAGTTTGATAAGATGAATGATCAAGATCGTGTTTCCATACACGAAGTTATGGAACAACAGACTGTGACGATTGCCAAGGCAGGGATTCATGCATCACTAAATGCTAGATGCAGTGTTGTGGCTGCAGCAAACCCTATTTATGGAACT TATGACCGCTCATTGACACCAACAAAGAACATTGGACTCCCAGATTCATTGCTTTCTCGTTTTGACTTGCTATTTATTGTCCTTGACCAAATGGATCCTGAAATTGACCGTCTTATTTCAGAACATGTCTCACGAATGCATAGATATTGTGCAGACGGTAGAG GAGTTGGAAGTCTTGATAAATCTTCAAGATACACTGAAGAAGATGATGGTGATGCAAATGCATCTGCTTTTGTCAAGTATGATCGCGTTCTTCATGGCCAAGAAAAGAGAAGGGGTAAAAGGCAAAAACATGAGAGACTCACTATCAAGTTTCTTAAGAAGTTCATCCATTATGCAAAGAACAGGATTCAGCCAAAGCTTACCGATGAG GCATCTGACCATATTGCAACTTCGTATGCGGAGCTTAGGGATGCCAGTTCAAATGCAAAG TCTGGAGGAGGTACACTTCCTATAACTGCAAGAACCTTGGAGACTATGATCCGTCTTTCAACAGCTCATGCCAAATTGAAGTTGAGAAATGAG GTTTTGAAAACTGATGTCGAGGCTGCTTTGCAAGTCCTAAATTTTGCTATATATCACAAAGAACTAACTGACATGGAAGAGCGTGAACAACGAGAACTCGAGATGAAACAGAAAGCTGATCATGATGCTGGCCAGAACATTGGTGATCTTGGTGGTAGAAG TACCACTATGGACGAGATGGATGTAGATATACACCATGCTGCTGATCAGGATAATCTACCCACAGACAG AATTGAAGCATTTGAATCCATCTTAGGCCAGCATGTGCTGGCCAACCACTTGGATCAAATTTCCATATCTGAAATCGAACAGATAGTCAACAGGGAAGCAGTGAGGCCTTACACCAGGCATCAGATATCATTGATCTTGGAG AGAATGCAGGATTCCAACAGAATTATGATCAGGGATGGAATTGTTCGAATTATTTAG
- the LOC135619903 gene encoding peroxidase 31-like, producing the protein MSLSLFLLLCFLHPRQPRGEQHFHANLVDMASYPLVASFAALVAVLLLASPATAKLTTLYYQKTCPNVEKIVSDVVTTKQISTPTTAAGALRLFFHDCFVGGCDASVLVSSNAFNRAERDADDNVSLPGDGFDAIVRAKTALELQCPGVVSCADVLALATRELVLMLGGPFYRVRLGRKDALTSTAASITGNLPGPNMTVDQLISLFARRHFTVQELVVLSGAHTVGFSHCSQFASRIFGYNGGARDAHDPAMSPRFAQALQKACANYVKNPTIAAFNDVMTPGKFDNMYYQNLLRGLGLLASDQALALDPRTKPFVQLYAANQTAFFNDFSRAMEKVSVLGVKAGRKGEVRRRCDVFNNLTT; encoded by the coding sequence ATGTCTCTGTCTCTCTTTCTCCTTCTCTGCTTCCTCCACCCACGCCAACCCAGGGGGGAGCAGCACTTTCACGCCAACCTCGTTGATATGGCCAGCTATCCCCTGGTGGCAAGTTTCGCGGCCTTGGTCGCGGTCCTACTCCTCGCGTCCCCTGCCACCGCCAAGCTCACCACCCTGTACTATCAGAAGACGTGTCCCAATGTCGAGAAGATCGTGTCGGATGTGGTAACAACCAAGCAGATCAGCACCCCCACCACCGCCGCCGGCGCCCTCCGCTTGTTCTTCCACGACTGCTTCGTCGGAGGCTGCGACGCCTCCGTGCTCGTGTCGAGCAACGCCTTCAACCGCGCGGAGCGCGACGCCGACGACAACGTCTCCCTCCCCGGTGACGGCTTCGACGCCATCGTCCGTGCTAAGACCGCGCTCGAGCTGCAGTGCCCCGGTGTCGTCTCCTGCGCGGACGTCCTCGCCCTCGCCACCCGCGAACTTGTCCTCATGCTCGGCGGGCCTTTCTACCGCGTCCGCCTCGGTCGGAAGGATGCCCTcacctccaccgccgcctccaTCACAGGCAACCTCCCCGGCCCCAACATGACCGTGGACCAGCTCATCTCCCTCTTCGCGCGCAGGCACTTCACCGTGCAGGAGCTGGTCGTCCTTTCCGGCGCCCACACCGTCGGCTTCTCCCACTGCAGCCAGTTCGCCTCGCGCATCTTCGGCTACAACGGCGGAGCGCGCGACGCCCACGACCCGGCCATGAGCCCACGGTTCGCGCAGGCGCTGCAAAAGGCGTGCGCCAACTACGTGAAGAACCCAACCATCGCGGCTTTCAACGACGTGATGACGCCCGGCAAGTTCGACAACATGTACTACCAGAACCTGCTGCGAGGACTGGGGCTGCTGGCCTCCGACCAGGCGTTGGCGTTAGACCCGCGGACGAAGCCCTTCGTGCAGCTCTACGCCGCCAACCAGACGGCCTTCTTCAACGACTTCAGCCGCGCCATGGAGAAGGTCAGCGTGCTCGGCGTGAAGGCGGGACGCAAGGGCGAGGTCCGGCGGCGGTGCGACGTGTTCAACAACCTCACCACTTAA
- the LOC103996237 gene encoding LIM domain-containing protein WLIM1, whose translation MASMFGGTTQKCQACQKTVYLVDQLAADGRIYHRACFRCHHCKGTLKFSNYSSIDGVLYCKPHYDQLFKMTGSLDKIFEGAPKSSKIDRSIGQQGIANNRYSTIFLGTQDKCVECKKTVYPIEKVAVDGNSYHRPCFRCSHGGCTISPSNFITHEGRLYCKHHHAQLFMTKGNFSSFSKVEEKHEEVTLPADKVLVEGVQVA comes from the exons atggcatcGATGTTTGGTGGGACGACGCAGAAGTGCCAGGCGTGCCAGAAGACGGTGTACTTAGTGGACCAGCTTGCCGCCGACGGCAGGATCTACCACAGAGCTTGCTTCCGGTGCCACCACTGCAAAGGAACCCTCAAG TTCAGCAATTATAGCTCCATTGATGGAGTTCTTTACTGCAAGCCTCACTATGACCAACTCTTCAAAATGACCGGCAGCCTGGATAAAATTTTCGAAG GTGCTCCGAAATCTTCTAAGATAGACAGATCTATCGGTCAACAG GGCATTGCTAATAACCGGTACTCGACTATTTTTCTCGGGACACAAGACAAATGTGTTGAGTGCAAGAAAACAGTGTATCCAATTGAGAAG GTGGCTGTTGATGGAAACTCATACCACAGGCCCTGCTTCAGGTGCAGCCATGGAGGCTGCACCATTAGCCCATCTAACTTCATCACACATGAGGGAAGACTTTACTGCAAGCACCACCATGCTCAGCTATTTATGACCAAGGGCAATTTCAGCAGCTTCAGCAAGGTTGAAGAGAAGCATGAAGAAGTAACATTGCCTGCTGATAAAGTTCTTGTTGAAGGTGTCCAAGTTGCATAA
- the LOC103996235 gene encoding protein PLASTID REDOX INSENSITIVE 2, chloroplastic-like, with amino-acid sequence MSLRSSSLPFSFSHPPVASSRPSPPPFARQPILSFPSSIPIPLSTSSRSPPRAAWRRPVYVYPDPIPEFAKAETRKFEDDLRRKLLKSKEIFGDDVDTVVELCREIFSNFLHKEYGGPGTLLVEPFTEMLLALKEKKLPGAPVAARAALLWAQNYVDQDWEIWTFQQSQ; translated from the exons ATGAGCCTTCGCTCTTcatctcttcccttctctttctcccATCCGCCTGTCGCCTCATCTcggccttctcctcctccgtTCGCGAGACAACCAATCCTCTCCTTCCCGTCTTCGATCCCCATTCCCCTCAGTACCTCCTCCAGGAGTCCTCCCCGGGCGGCATGGCGGCGGCCTGTCTACGTCTACCCCGACCCGATCCCCGAATTCGCCAAAGCT GAGACTCGGAAGTTCGAGGATGACCTTCGGAGGAAGCTTCTCAAGAGTAAGGAAATCTTCGGCGACGACGTGGATACCGTAGTGGAACTCTGTAGGGAG ATATTCAGCAACTTCTTACACAAGGAGTATGGAGGCCCTGGGACATTGTTGGTGGAACCTTTCACTGAGATGTTGCTTGCACTAAAGGAGAAGAAACTTCCTGGGGCTCCTGTAGCGGCAAGGGCAGCTCTCTTGTGGGCACAAAACTATGTCGATCAGGACTGGGAGATCTGGACTTTCCAGCAATCTCAGTAA
- the LOC135619906 gene encoding nucleobase-ascorbate transporter 6-like yields MAGAAPPPKQDELVPHPVKDQLPNVSFCITSPPPWPEAILLGFQHYLVMLGTTVIIPTALVPQMGGGNDEKARVIQTSLFVAGINTLFQTFFGTRLPAVMGGSYTFVMPTISIILAGRYNDIVDPHEKFLRIMRGTQGALIVASTLQIIIGFSGLWRNVTRFLSPLSAVPLVALAGFGLYELGFPGVAKCVEIGLPVIVLLVIFSQYLPHAMHSERHVFDRFAVIFSIVIVWLYAYLLTVGGAYRHSPPKTQLHCRTDRSGLVGGAPWIRVPYPFQWGAPTFDAGEAFAMMAASFVALVESTGTFMAVARYASATPVPPSVLSRGIGWQGIGILLDGLFGTANGSSVSVENAGLLALTRVGSRRVVQISAGFMIFFSILGKFGAVFASIPAPIFAALYCLFFAYVGAAGLSFLQFCNLNSFRTKFILGFSVFMGLSVPQYFNEYTSVAGYGPVHTGARWFNDIINVIFSSKPFVAGFVAFLLDNTLHRHDSAVRKDRGFHWWHKFRSFMGDTRSEEFYSLPCNLNKFFPSV; encoded by the exons ATGGCCGGAGCAGCGCCGCCGCCGAAGCAGGACGAGTTAGTGCCACATCCGGTGAAGGACCAACTGCCCAATGTTTCCTTCTGCATTACCAGTCCTCCTCCTTGGC CTGAAGCGATTCTTCTTGGTTTCCAACATTACCTGGTTATGCTGGGAACTACTGTTATCATCCCCACAGCACTTGTTCCCCAGATGGGTGGAGGAAAT GATGAGAAAGCAAGGGTAATCCAGACATCGCTGTTTGTGGCTGGTATTAACACTCTTTTCCAAACGTTCTTCGGAACTCGCTTGCCGGCTGTGATGGGAGGGTCATACACCTTTGTCATGCCTACCATATCTATAATCTTAGCGGGGCGTTACAATGATATCGTGGATCCTCATGAG AAATTCCTGCGTATCATGCGTGGAACCCAGGGTGCACTAATTGTGGCTTCGACACTTCAAATTATTATTGGCTTCAGCGGGCTTTGGCGCAATGTAACAAG atttttaaGTCCACTGTCGGCGGTTCCTCTGGTCGCACTAGCTGGGTTTGGGCTCTATGAGCTTGGTTTTCCGGGG GTTGCCAAATGTGTCGAGATTGGCCTGCCGGTGATTGTTCTGTTAGTGATATTCTCACAG TATCTTCCTCACGCTATGCATTCAGAGAGGCATGTCTTTGACAGATTTGCTGTCATATTTTCAATTGTGATTGTATGGCTATATGCATACTTGCTCACAGTTGGTGGGGCATATAGACATTCCCCGCCAAAGACACAACTGCATTGCCGTACTGATCGTTCTGGTCTTGTTGGTGGTGCTCCTTG GATAAGAGTCCCATATCCATTTCAATGGGGAGCACCAACTTTCGATGCTGGTGAGGCTTTTGCAATGATGGCAGCTTCATTTGTGGCCCTTGTAGAG TCCACTGGTACTTTTATGGCTGTCGCAAGGTATGCAAGTGCAACACCAGTTCCTCCTTCAGTTCTCAGTCGAGGCATTGGTTGGCAG GGTATCGGTATCTTGTTGGATGGATTATTTGGAACTGCAAATGGTTCATCAGTATCAGT TGAAAATGCTGGTTTGCTGGCATTGACACGGGTCGGCAGTCGGAGGGTTGTGCAAATATCTGCAGGATTCATGATTTTCTTTTCCATTCTTG GGAAATTTGGAGCAGTTTTTGCATCCATTCCTGCACCAATTTTTGCAGCTCTTTACTGTCTTTTCTTTGCATATGTTG GTGCTGCAGGTCTTAGTTTCCTTCAGTTCTGCAATCTTAACAGCTTCCGAACTAAATTCATCTTAGGATTCTCTGTTTTCATGGGTTTGTCGGTTCCACAGTACTTCAACGAATACACTTCTGTTGCTGGTTATGGTCCGGTCCACACTGGAGCAAGATGG TTCAACGATATCATTAATGTGATATTCTCTTCGAAGCCATTTGTGGCGGGCTTTGTGGCATTTCTCCTGGACAATACCCTCCATCGCCATGACAGTGCTGTAAGGAAAGACAGAGGTTTTCATTGGTGGCACAAGTTCCGATCCTTCATGGGCGACACTAGAAGTGAGGAATTCTACTCATTGCCTTGTAATCTCAATAAGTTCTTTCCATCAGTGTGA